The genomic DNA GTCCGGGGTGTCGATTTCCAAGCTGTTTCTGGCCGGTATCGTGCTGGGGCTGATGCTTGGGGCTTCGCTGGCCGTGGCTTGGTGGTACATCTCTCGCAGTGAAAACGTCGAGACACCGCCCAAGCGTTCTCGTGCCGAAGTGCTGCGCACGTTGCTCGACGGCAGTTGGGCCATGGGCCTGCCCTTGATCATCATCCTGGGCCTTAAATTCGGCATCTTCACGCCCACGGAAGCAGCGGTGGTCGCGGCGGTTTATTCGCTGTTCGTGTCCCTGGTGATCTACCGCGAAATGAAAGTCAGCCAGTTGTACGAAGTGATCCTGTCTTCGGCCAAGACCACCTCGGTGGTGATGCTGCTGGTGGCGGCGGCCATGGTTTCATCGTGGCTGGTGACCATCGCCGATCTGCCGGGCCAATTGGCGGAGCTGCTGGCGCCGTTCATGGACAACCAGACCTTTCTGCTGCTGGTAATGATGGTGCTGATCATCCTGGTGGGCACGGTGATGGACATGACTCCGACCATCCTCATCCTCACCCCGGTGCTGATGCCAGCCGTCATCCAGGCGGGGATCGATCCGGTGTACTTCGGCGTGCTGTTCCTGATCAACACGGCCATCGGCCTGATCACACCGCCGGTGGGCACTGTGCTCAACGTGGTTTGCGGGGTGGCCAAGCTGGACTTCGAGGAGATCGTGCGTGGGGTGTGGCCGTTCATGCTTGCGCAGTTTGTGGTGTTGTTCCTGTTGATCCTGTTCCCGCAGTTGGTCCTGGGGCCATTGAAATTTTTTACCGGATAACACTGGTGCTGTTAGCTCGACCTTAAAAACAATAACGATCGGAGAGTGACATGGGAAAACTGATGAAAACCCTGCTGGCCGGCGCGTGCGCGACGGGCTTGCTGTTGACCGGCGCGGCCAGCCACGCGGACGAGATCCGCGAACGAACCCTGCGGTTCGCCTTCCAGAACGTCAAGGAACACCCCCAGGGCCAGGGCGCACAGAAGTTCGCCGACCTGCTCAGCGAAAAGAGCGGCGGCAAGCTCAAGGTCCGCCTGTTCCCTGGCGGTACGTTGGGCGGTGATGTGCAAACGGTATCGGCGTTGCAGGGCGGCACACTGGACATCACGGTGCTCAACTCCGGCATCCTGGCCGCCCAGGCACCGGATTACGCCATGCTCGATTTTCCGTTCCTGTTCAACAACGTAGAGGAAGCTCATGCGGTCATCGATGGGCCGGTCGGGCAGAAACTGGCGGCGCAACTGGACAGCAAAGGGCTGGTAGGGCTGGGGTTATTGGGATCTGGGTTTTCGCAACCTGACCAACAGCAAGCACCCGGTGACCAAGCTTGAAGACATGCAGGGCCTGAAGATTCGCGTCATCCAGTCGCCGATCTACCTGGAGACCTTCTCCGCCCTGGGCGCCAACCCGGTGCCGATGGCGTTCCCAGAGGTCTACACCGGCCTGGAGCAGCACACCATCGACGGCCAGGAAAACCCTTTCACGGTGATTGAGGGCAACAAGTTCTACGAGGTGCAAAAGTATCTTTCCGTCACGGGGCATATCTTCAACCCGCAGTCGTTGATCATCAGCCAGAAAACCTGGAACCCGCCTCAACGACGATGAGAAAGCGCTGATTCGCGCGGCCGCGGCCGAGGCGCAAGCATTCCAGCGTGAAGTCACGGCGGCGAGCATGGACAAGGCCAAGGCCACGTTGGCGGCTGCGATGACCGTCAACGAGATCAGCCCAGCCGAGAAAGATCGCTTGCGTGAGCGGGTGAAACCGGTGGTCGACAAGTTCGCTAAATCCTTGGATGGGGACCTGGTGAAGACGATGTATGACGAGATTGCCAAGGTGCGTGCCGCCCATTGAGTTGAAGTCACACCCTATTGGGGGATGAAGGGCGTCGGAGCAGTGTCTCGGCGCCCTTCGTTGCGTCTGCGACCGAATTTTTCCAAGGCATGAACCAGAGATGCCGCCTTGCCCTAGGAGCGTATTGGCGTTTGTAGAACAGTCATGGCCGGTCTCGATGCCCTGGTCATGCCTCCAGACTTGTTAGGCTATGGCACGCTCATCTCGTTTTCATTTTGGAGCGGCAGGACTAATCAGGCCATGGCACGCATGCGCGTGGCATATATCAAAGGAGGTTCACGTGGGTAAAAATCCTGTAGGCAATCTATCAGGAAAATCCCAGGCGCCCGGCACGGAGGGAATACCAGCCCCCAGCGGCGAGGCAAATCTCATTGAAACCGACTATGTCATAGGACAGGACAATATTAGCGGTGAGTTTTCGTTCTCTCTGGATATCCATGGCAAAGTCTTCCTGATCTCTGCCGCCACCGTTTTGCTGTTCGTCGTCATGACATTAGCCCTGCAAAACGAAGTCGAACCGCTGTTCAGCGCAATGCGCAGTTGGTTGACCCGGCACTTGGCCTGGTTCTTCATGAGCGCAGGCAATATCTTCGTATTACTGTGCCTGGCGCTGATTGTTTCACCTCTGGGCAGGGTTCGGTTGGGTGGTCGCGACGCCACACCGGATCATACGTACCTGGGGTGGTTTTCCATGTTGTTCGCCGCCGGGATGGGCATCGGGCTGATGTTCTATGGTGTTGCGGAGCCGATGTCGCATTACGCCGCCGCAATGGGCGGCGTCACGGTCGATGCCAGTGGCGTGCGTACGGATTGGGCTCCCCTTGAGGGCGCAAAGGGTGACATGAAAGGCGCCGCGGACCTGGCGATGGCTGCGACTATCTTTCATTGGGGTCTGCATCCTTGGGCCATCTACGCCATCGTTGCGTTGTCCCTGGCGCTGTTTTCCTTCAACAAAGGCTTGCCGCTGTCGATACGCTCGATTTTTTATCCTCTGTTGGGCGAGCGTGTCTGGGGATGGCCCGGTCATATCATCGACATCCTGGCGGTCTTCGCCACGCTGTTTGGGCTGGCGACATCGCTGGGTATCGGTGCCGAGCAGGCCGCTGCGGGGATTGAGCACCTGTTCGGTATCCGCTCCACCAACGTCAGCAAGGTATTGTTGATCATCGGCATCACCCTGATTGCGCTGTGGTCGGTACTTGCCGGGCTGGAAAAGGGGGTCAAGCTGTTGTCCGAAATCAACATGGGCCTGGCGCTCCTGTTGCTCCTGTTCATCATTGTCGTGGGGCCAACCCTGGCCATCCTCACCGGGTTCTTCAAGAACGTGGTGACCTACGTTGAATATCTGCCGGCATTGTCCAATCCTTTCGGGCGCACGGACACTGAGTTCACCCAGGGCTGGACCGCGTTCTACTGGGCCTGGTGGATCAGTTGGTCGCCGTTCGTGGGCATGTTCATCGCGAGGGTCAGTCGTGGCCGTACCGTTCGTGAGTTCCTGATTTCGGTATTGCTGGTGCCTTCGCTGGTGTCGGTGCTGTGGATGACGACCTTTGGCGGGACGGCCATTGATCAGGCCACCCTGGGGGGGCTTAGCGGTGTGACGGATGCCGTGCTGGAACTCAAGCTGTTCGTCATGCTTGAAGGGCTGCCCCTCAAGGAAATTTCGTCGCTGCTGGGCATTGTGCTGGTGATCGTGTTCTTCACCACCTCCTCGGACTCCGGCTCGCTGGTGATCGATACGATCACGGCGGGAGGAAAGGTTGACGCGCCCGTTCCGCAGCGGGTCTTCTGGGCGGTCATTGAAGGCGTGATCGCCATCGCATTGTTGCTGGGAGGGGGGCTGGTTGCCTTGCAGGCCATGGCAGTGTCCACCGGATTGCCCTTCGCCATTGTCCTGCTGCTGGGCTGCATTTCGCTGGTCAAGGGATTGCTCTCCGAACCACGATCCTGATGGTCGACGAATGCCGATGATGGAAAGCGTCATGTTCCATCGTCGGCCTCAGTCCCAAAGTTCTCCAATCGCAACGTCAGGGCTGTAGTGCGTGGCGACTTGGGCTTGCAGCAGTTCGGCCGTGGCCAAGGCATCGGTCAAGGCCTGATGGGCGTGGTAGGGCGGCAGGTGGTAGCGCGGTCGGCTGTCCGCCAGCCGGATGGACGCGAGAGGGCGTTGCAACAGTCGGTCTAGCCAGTTGCGAGGGCCCCGGACCTGCCGCGCCTCGAGTTGCATGGTGTCAATGACTGGAAATTGCAGACCTTCTCCCCAATGGTGACGAAACGCCTGATCCAGGAAATCACGTTCGATGGCCCGGTAGTGCACCACCATGATCTTCCCCGTCATTGCTTCCAGCAGCTGTTCCATGATGTCCGGCAACCGGGGGGCATGGCGAATATCTGCGTGGGTGATGCGATGGAACGTTACCGATTCGTGGGTCAGTCGCGCGGGTTTGATGATCCAGTACAGCGCTGCGCCGCAGCGTATCCGCTTTAGCGTCAACGGTATCAGGCCAATGCTGACGATGCTGTCGATACGGGCATCCAACCCGGTGGTTTCCAGGTCCAAGGCCAGCAGGTCCACCTGCTCCAGCGGCGTCTGTCCGTTGGCAACGCCGGCCTGGTAGAAACGTTGCAAGAGAGGGTGTCTGGCTTGCTGTGCCAGCTGTGCAAAGCGCGCTGGCCAGTCTGGCGTTGCCTGCCTGTTCGGGTTCCGTGAAGCGCTCATCGTGTTGGCCGCGCGTGGCCGGGATAGCGGAAGCGCAAGAATTTTTGCGCATTGCTCAACACTTGGAACGCTTCCTTGAGGTTGTGGCGCTCAATGGTTGAAAAGCGCTCGGGCTCGATGTAGTTGTCTGGCGTCTGGCCCTGCTCGATGGCATGGACCTGGTGCCGTATGCGCACCATCGACAGGAACTCCAATGCGTAGCGTAGATGATCGATGGCTTGCGGTTGCAGCCATTTCGTCGTGCTGATGGCTTCGAGTCGATCAAAGGAGTTTTGTGCGGTACTTGCGCAAGCCAACGCATGAATTCGGATCAGGTCGGTAAGGGGCGCCGTGCCACGTCCCTTCAGGTTGATGATCTGTTTTTGCTCCCCGTCGGTTTCCATGACAAACGTGCGGAAGAAACCCAGGGGCGGTGTCCTGTTCAGTGCGTTACGCGCCATTGCCGCCAGGAAGGCTGGCGTGGCCTTTGGTTTTTCAGCGCAAAGCGCTTTGAGCTCGTTGACCATTTCCAACCGACCATAGACCCCGTCCAGATCAAAGAAAATGCAAGCGTTAAGCAGGGTGGCGGCGTTCGGCTTTTCAATCCACTGGGTGAAATAGTCGCGCCAGACTCGCAACGGCTGACGCCACTGGGCGTTGGTCGCCATGATCCCGCCCTTGCAGTAACTGAAGCCGCACGCGGCGAGCCCGTCACTGACAAATGTGGCCAACTTCCTGAAGTACTCATCGTGCAGGGGCGGGTCGAAACGATCATCCAGCACCAGGGCGTTGTCCTGGTCGGTCA from Pseudomonas beijingensis includes the following:
- a CDS encoding TRAP transporter large permease subunit translates to MTLVIFLGSLMGSMALGMPIAFALLVVSVALMVYLDLFDAQIIAQNLLNGADSFPLMAVPFFMLAGEIMNVGGLSKRIVNIAMALVGHKRGGLGYVAIIASCLLASLSGSAVADAAALAALLVPMMVLAGHNRGRSAGLIAAGSIIAPVIPPSIGFIVFGVASGVSISKLFLAGIVLGLMLGASLAVAWWYISRSENVETPPKRSRAEVLRTLLDGSWAMGLPLIIILGLKFGIFTPTEAAVVAAVYSLFVSLVIYREMKVSQLYEVILSSAKTTSVVMLLVAAAMVSSWLVTIADLPGQLAELLAPFMDNQTFLLLVMMVLIILVGTVMDMTPTILILTPVLMPAVIQAGIDPVYFGVLFLINTAIGLITPPVGTVLNVVCGVAKLDFEEIVRGVWPFMLAQFVVLFLLILFPQLVLGPLKFFTG
- a CDS encoding BCCT family transporter, with amino-acid sequence MARSSRFHFGAAGLIRPWHACAWHISKEVHVGKNPVGNLSGKSQAPGTEGIPAPSGEANLIETDYVIGQDNISGEFSFSLDIHGKVFLISAATVLLFVVMTLALQNEVEPLFSAMRSWLTRHLAWFFMSAGNIFVLLCLALIVSPLGRVRLGGRDATPDHTYLGWFSMLFAAGMGIGLMFYGVAEPMSHYAAAMGGVTVDASGVRTDWAPLEGAKGDMKGAADLAMAATIFHWGLHPWAIYAIVALSLALFSFNKGLPLSIRSIFYPLLGERVWGWPGHIIDILAVFATLFGLATSLGIGAEQAAAGIEHLFGIRSTNVSKVLLIIGITLIALWSVLAGLEKGVKLLSEINMGLALLLLLFIIVVGPTLAILTGFFKNVVTYVEYLPALSNPFGRTDTEFTQGWTAFYWAWWISWSPFVGMFIARVSRGRTVREFLISVLLVPSLVSVLWMTTFGGTAIDQATLGGLSGVTDAVLELKLFVMLEGLPLKEISSLLGIVLVIVFFTTSSDSGSLVIDTITAGGKVDAPVPQRVFWAVIEGVIAIALLLGGGLVALQAMAVSTGLPFAIVLLLGCISLVKGLLSEPRS
- a CDS encoding 3'-5' exonuclease → MSASRNPNRQATPDWPARFAQLAQQARHPLLQRFYQAGVANGQTPLEQVDLLALDLETTGLDARIDSIVSIGLIPLTLKRIRCGAALYWIIKPARLTHESVTFHRITHADIRHAPRLPDIMEQLLEAMTGKIMVVHYRAIERDFLDQAFRHHWGEGLQFPVIDTMQLEARQVRGPRNWLDRLLQRPLASIRLADSRPRYHLPPYHAHQALTDALATAELLQAQVATHYSPDVAIGELWD